The Rhodopseudomonas palustris genome window below encodes:
- the accC gene encoding acetyl-CoA carboxylase biotin carboxylase subunit, giving the protein MFDKILIANRGEIALRVLRACKELGIATVAVHSTADADAMHVRLADESVCIGPPPSKDSYLNIPSLLAACEITGADAVHPGYGFLSENARFAEILADHNLQFIGPKAEHIRLMGDKIEAKKTAKRLGIPVVPGSDGAVGPDDDAMTIAKEIGFPVLVKAAAGGGGRGMKVAHTAEDLSMAISTAGNEAKAAFGDASVYLEKYLQKPRHIEIQILGDGRGGAIHLGERDCSLQRRHQKVWEESPSPVISAEARARIGGICAKAMQDMNYVGVGTIEFLYEDGEFYFIEMNTRIQVEHPVTEMITGIDLVLEQIRIAAGGDLPVAQDEIVLNGHAIECRINAENPVNFRPSPGKIARYHPPGGLGVRIDSAVFQGYTIPPYYDSLVGKLIVHGKTRGECLMRLRRALDEMVVDGIETTLPLFRALVREPGIIDGDYHIHWLEQYLAGGALEGR; this is encoded by the coding sequence ATGTTCGACAAGATCCTCATAGCCAATCGCGGCGAGATCGCCTTGCGGGTTCTGCGCGCATGCAAGGAACTCGGCATCGCCACCGTCGCGGTGCATTCGACCGCTGACGCCGACGCGATGCACGTCCGCCTCGCCGATGAAAGCGTCTGCATCGGCCCGCCGCCGTCGAAGGACAGCTATCTCAACATACCCTCGCTGCTCGCGGCCTGCGAAATCACCGGCGCCGACGCGGTGCATCCCGGATACGGCTTCCTGTCCGAGAATGCGCGCTTCGCCGAGATTCTCGCCGACCACAATCTGCAATTCATCGGCCCGAAGGCCGAGCACATCCGCCTGATGGGCGACAAGATCGAGGCCAAGAAAACCGCCAAGCGGCTCGGCATCCCCGTGGTCCCGGGCTCGGACGGCGCGGTCGGCCCGGACGACGACGCGATGACGATCGCCAAGGAGATCGGCTTCCCGGTGCTGGTCAAGGCCGCCGCCGGCGGCGGCGGCCGCGGCATGAAGGTCGCGCACACCGCCGAAGATCTGTCGATGGCGATCTCCACCGCCGGCAACGAGGCCAAGGCCGCCTTCGGCGACGCCTCGGTCTATCTGGAGAAGTATCTGCAGAAGCCGCGCCACATCGAAATCCAGATCCTGGGTGACGGCCGCGGCGGCGCGATCCATCTCGGCGAGCGCGACTGCTCGCTGCAGCGCCGGCACCAGAAGGTGTGGGAGGAAAGCCCCTCCCCGGTGATCAGCGCGGAAGCGCGCGCCCGGATCGGCGGCATCTGCGCCAAGGCGATGCAGGACATGAACTATGTCGGCGTCGGCACGATCGAATTCCTCTACGAGGACGGCGAGTTCTACTTCATCGAAATGAACACCCGGATCCAGGTCGAGCATCCGGTCACCGAGATGATCACCGGCATCGACCTCGTACTGGAGCAGATCCGGATCGCCGCCGGCGGCGACCTGCCGGTGGCGCAGGACGAGATCGTGCTCAACGGCCACGCCATCGAGTGCCGGATCAACGCCGAGAATCCGGTCAATTTCCGCCCGTCGCCCGGCAAGATCGCGCGCTACCACCCGCCCGGCGGGCTCGGCGTCCGGATCGATTCCGCTGTGTTCCAGGGCTACACCATCCCGCCATATTACGACTCGCTGGTCGGCAAGCTGATCGTGCACGGCAAAACCCGCGGCGAATGCCTGATGCGGCTGCGGCGCGCGCTGGACGAGATGGTGGTCGACGGCATCGAAACCACGCTGCCGCTGTTCCGGGCGCTGGTGCGCGAGCCCGGGATCATCGACGGGGATTATCACATCCACTGGCTGGAGCAGTATCTCGCGGGCGGCGCGCTCGAGGGCCGCTAG
- a CDS encoding BA14K family protein, whose translation MMKSRPQDGGTARRLITRALAGVMLLTMYGFGMIATTGLAMTASVTPAYAQRGRGRGGGRGRGRGWGGGGNAGAAIGLGIGAAIIGGAIAASAAEDARRRDAIGYCSQRYRSFNPATMTYIGNDGRARPCP comes from the coding sequence ATGATGAAATCGAGACCGCAAGACGGCGGCACCGCACGCAGGCTGATCACGCGCGCGTTGGCCGGCGTCATGCTGCTGACGATGTACGGCTTCGGCATGATCGCAACCACGGGCTTGGCGATGACGGCGAGCGTAACGCCGGCCTACGCACAGCGCGGCCGTGGACGCGGTGGTGGACGTGGACGCGGACGTGGCTGGGGCGGCGGCGGCAATGCCGGCGCGGCGATCGGACTCGGCATCGGCGCCGCCATCATCGGCGGCGCGATCGCTGCGAGCGCCGCGGAAGACGCCCGCCGCCGCGATGCGATCGGCTACTGCTCACAGCGCTACCGCTCGTTCAACCCGGCGACCATGACCTATATCGGCAACGACGGCCGGGCTCGCCCCTGCCCGTAG
- the accB gene encoding acetyl-CoA carboxylase biotin carboxyl carrier protein codes for MARQPDTKTAAKPNDDKATDDSTLIRELALLLDETNLTEIEIERAGLRVRVARNVSIAASVPMGYAPAPAAGGAITAIETAVIDIAKHPGVVPSPMVGTVYWAPEPGAKPFIEVGSRVSAGETLFIIEAMKTMNQIPSPRAGTVTQILVEDGQPVEFGEPLVVVE; via the coding sequence ATGGCCCGCCAGCCTGACACCAAGACCGCCGCGAAACCCAACGACGACAAGGCGACCGACGACAGCACGCTGATCCGCGAACTCGCACTGCTGCTCGACGAGACCAATCTCACCGAGATCGAGATCGAGCGCGCCGGGCTCCGCGTCCGCGTCGCCCGCAACGTCAGCATCGCGGCCTCGGTGCCGATGGGCTATGCCCCGGCGCCCGCCGCAGGAGGCGCGATCACCGCAATCGAGACCGCGGTGATCGACATCGCCAAGCATCCCGGCGTGGTGCCCTCGCCGATGGTCGGCACGGTGTATTGGGCGCCGGAGCCCGGCGCCAAGCCGTTCATCGAGGTCGGCTCCCGGGTGTCCGCCGGCGAGACGCTGTTCATCATCGAGGCGATGAAGACGATGAACCAGATCCCGTCGCCACGGGCCGGCACCGTCACCCAGATCCTCGTCGAAGACGGCCAGCCGGTCGAGTTCGGCGAGCCGCTGGTGGTGGTTGAGTAA
- a CDS encoding peroxiredoxin: protein MSLHIGDTAPDFTADTTKGRISLHDWAADSWVFFFSHPADFTPVCTTEMGKTSKLSQQFAARNVKPLGLSTDTVSEHLKWIDDVNDTQQTDLQFPIVADADLTVARLYDMIHPNQSETAAVRSVFIIDPNKKIRLTMTYPMNVGRNFDEILRVIDALQLADKYRVATPADWRAGDKVIIPLSLQGEDAVKAFPQGWDAPRPYLRLTTVK, encoded by the coding sequence ATGTCTCTCCATATCGGCGACACCGCGCCCGATTTCACCGCCGACACCACCAAGGGTCGGATCTCGCTGCACGATTGGGCCGCCGATTCCTGGGTCTTCTTCTTCAGCCATCCCGCCGATTTTACCCCCGTCTGCACCACCGAAATGGGCAAGACGTCGAAGCTGTCGCAGCAATTCGCTGCGCGCAACGTCAAGCCGCTCGGGCTTTCGACCGACACGGTGTCGGAGCATCTGAAGTGGATCGACGACGTCAACGATACGCAACAGACCGATCTGCAGTTTCCGATCGTCGCGGATGCCGACCTCACGGTGGCGCGGCTCTACGACATGATCCATCCCAACCAGAGCGAAACCGCAGCGGTGCGTTCGGTGTTCATCATCGACCCGAACAAGAAGATCCGGCTGACCATGACCTACCCGATGAATGTCGGCCGGAATTTCGACGAGATCCTGCGGGTGATCGATGCGCTGCAACTTGCGGACAAGTATCGCGTCGCCACCCCTGCGGACTGGCGGGCCGGCGACAAGGTGATCATCCCGCTGTCGCTGCAGGGCGAAGACGCCGTGAAGGCGTTTCCCCAGGGCTGGGACGCGCCGCGTCCCTATCTGCGCCTGACCACCGTCAAGTAG
- a CDS encoding DsbA family protein: MLSFRRFAAALLALVLIGAPVAAAAQKFSDEQRSQIEQIIKDYLVSHPEVLEEASDELSKRQANAAAEKHQAAIKDNAQAIFNSPRGVTLGNKDGDVTFVEFFDYNCGYCKRAMTDMLTLMKEDPKLKIVLKEFPVLGPPSVEAAQVAIAVRMQAPDGKKYLDFHQKLMGGRGQADKARAMAAAKDAGFDMARLEKDMASPEVRATIEESFRLAEAMGMNGTPSYVIGKQVVVGAVGLDTLRQKVALARCGKEQC, translated from the coding sequence ATGCTGTCGTTCCGCCGCTTTGCCGCCGCCCTGCTCGCGCTCGTTTTGATCGGCGCGCCAGTTGCCGCCGCGGCGCAGAAATTCTCCGACGAGCAGCGCAGCCAGATCGAACAGATCATCAAGGACTATCTGGTGTCGCACCCGGAGGTCCTGGAAGAGGCATCCGACGAACTGAGCAAGCGCCAGGCCAATGCCGCCGCCGAGAAGCATCAGGCCGCGATCAAGGACAACGCCCAGGCGATCTTCAATTCGCCCCGCGGCGTGACGCTCGGCAACAAGGACGGCGACGTCACCTTCGTCGAGTTCTTCGATTACAATTGCGGTTACTGCAAGCGCGCGATGACCGACATGCTCACGCTGATGAAGGAAGACCCGAAGCTCAAGATCGTGCTGAAGGAGTTTCCGGTGCTCGGCCCGCCCTCGGTCGAAGCGGCGCAGGTGGCGATCGCGGTGCGCATGCAGGCGCCCGACGGCAAGAAGTATCTCGACTTCCACCAGAAGCTGATGGGCGGCCGCGGCCAGGCCGACAAGGCGCGCGCGATGGCCGCCGCCAAGGACGCCGGCTTCGACATGGCCCGGCTCGAGAAGGACATGGCGAGCCCGGAAGTGCGCGCCACCATTGAAGAGAGCTTCAGGCTCGCGGAAGCGATGGGGATGAACGGCACGCCGAGCTACGTGATCGGCAAGCAGGTGGTGGTCGGCGCGGTCGGCCTCGACACGCTGCGCCAGAAGGTGGCGCTCGCCCGCTGCGGCAAGGAGCAGTGCTGA
- the aroQ gene encoding type II 3-dehydroquinate dehydratase, which translates to MPQTIYVLNGPNLNLLGTREPEIYGHATLADVERLCIETAAGCGLSAVCRQSNHEGELIDWIHQARSEQAVGIVLNAGGYTHTSVALHDALVGVQIPAVEVHVSNVFARDSFRHHSFIAKAAFASLCGFGIDGYRLAILGLAAKIGANA; encoded by the coding sequence ATGCCGCAAACGATTTACGTGCTCAATGGCCCGAACCTGAATCTGCTCGGGACCCGGGAGCCGGAGATTTACGGCCACGCAACGCTGGCCGACGTCGAAAGGCTGTGCATCGAGACCGCGGCCGGCTGCGGCCTTTCGGCCGTCTGCCGGCAGTCCAACCACGAGGGCGAACTGATCGACTGGATACATCAGGCGCGCTCCGAGCAGGCCGTCGGGATCGTGCTGAACGCCGGGGGCTATACCCACACGTCGGTGGCGCTGCATGACGCGCTGGTCGGGGTGCAGATCCCGGCCGTGGAAGTCCACGTTTCCAACGTTTTTGCGCGCGACAGCTTCCGCCACCATTCCTTCATCGCGAAGGCCGCCTTTGCCAGCCTGTGCGGCTTCGGCATCGACGGCTACCGGCTGGCCATCCTTGGTCTCGCCGCGAAAATCGGCGCCAACGCCTGA